A single Myxococcales bacterium DNA region contains:
- a CDS encoding VOC family protein, producing MKYLHTMVRITDVEASLRFFRDALGLEEVRRKESEKGRFTLIFLAPPGSPDAQVELTYNWDPEVYTGGRNFGHLAYEVDDIYAACQRLVDHGVTISRPPRDGRMAFVRSPDQISIELLQAGDALPPAEPWVSMPNVGAW from the coding sequence ATGAAGTACCTGCACACCATGGTTCGCATCACCGACGTCGAGGCCTCCCTCCGCTTTTTTCGCGACGCGCTCGGACTCGAAGAGGTGCGGCGCAAAGAATCCGAGAAGGGGCGCTTCACGCTCATCTTTCTAGCGCCCCCCGGAAGCCCCGACGCTCAGGTGGAGCTCACGTACAATTGGGATCCCGAGGTGTACACCGGTGGGCGCAACTTCGGCCACCTCGCGTACGAAGTGGATGACATCTACGCCGCCTGCCAGCGCTTGGTAGACCACGGGGTTACGATCAGCCGACCGCCCCGCGATGGCCGTATGGCGTTCGTTCGGTCACCCGATCAGATATCCATTGAGCTGCTCCAAGCCGGGGACGCGCTGCCACCGGCAGAGCCGTGGGTCTCGATGCCCAATGTGGGCGCCTGGTGA
- a CDS encoding DUF502 domain-containing protein yields the protein MKRLMSYFLRGIVFLVPIGLTVWLLFGAVHSVDSWARDQLRLPFPGLGVVVTIVAITFVGFLASNLLTKRLVHALERIIDRLPVVKLLHGSVKDVLSAFVGDERRFDKPVVVSMNPHGTVKALGFITRDNVEAFQLVEHVAVYFPQAYNFAGQVVLVPRTAVTLLDMPSSDVMTFIVSGGISGK from the coding sequence ATGAAGCGCCTCATGTCCTACTTTCTGCGGGGCATCGTATTCCTGGTCCCGATCGGCCTCACGGTATGGCTGCTGTTCGGCGCCGTTCACTCCGTGGATTCCTGGGCACGCGATCAACTTCGCTTGCCCTTTCCAGGACTTGGTGTGGTGGTCACCATCGTTGCGATCACCTTCGTGGGCTTCCTTGCGTCGAACCTTCTGACCAAACGGCTGGTTCACGCGCTCGAGAGGATCATTGATCGCCTGCCCGTCGTGAAATTGCTCCACGGGTCTGTCAAGGACGTGCTGAGCGCCTTCGTGGGCGACGAGCGCCGCTTCGACAAACCCGTGGTCGTCAGCATGAACCCTCACGGCACGGTGAAGGCCCTCGGGTTCATCACCCGCGACAACGTCGAGGCCTTTCAACTGGTCGAGCACGTCGCCGTGTATTTCCCCCAAGCTTACAACTTTGCCGGCCAGGTCGTCTTGGTCCCTCGCACCGCCGTCACCCTGCTGGACATGCCCTCCTCCGACGTGATGACGTTCATCGTCTCGGGGGGCATATCCGGCAAGTGA
- a CDS encoding Hsp20 family protein, translating into MSIVKRNERWPTVPALFGNVWGSDPFKAMEEFFGRESLSAPAQKLAAFVPAVEVKENAEAYLVKADLPGIKQENVKVTLTGNVLRIEGHREEEKREDKQHFHVTERSYGTFSRAFALPEGTNADAVVAEMKDGVLSISIPKRPEDKPRHIAIGAGASAQG; encoded by the coding sequence ATGTCAATCGTCAAGAGAAACGAGAGGTGGCCCACGGTGCCTGCGTTGTTCGGCAACGTTTGGGGCTCGGATCCCTTCAAGGCCATGGAGGAGTTTTTTGGCCGAGAGTCACTGAGCGCCCCTGCGCAGAAACTGGCGGCGTTCGTTCCCGCGGTGGAGGTCAAGGAGAATGCCGAGGCCTATCTGGTCAAGGCTGACCTGCCCGGAATCAAGCAGGAGAACGTGAAGGTGACCCTCACGGGCAACGTGTTGCGTATCGAAGGGCATCGCGAAGAAGAGAAACGCGAGGACAAGCAACATTTCCACGTCACCGAACGCAGCTATGGGACCTTCTCGCGTGCCTTTGCGCTTCCCGAGGGCACCAATGCCGACGCCGTGGTGGCCGAGATGAAAGACGGTGTTTTGTCCATCTCGATCCCCAAGCGTCCCGAAGACAAGCCTCGGCACATCGCCATCGGTGCGGGGGCGTCTGCCCAAGGTTGA
- a CDS encoding SDR family oxidoreductase, whose protein sequence is MSKQDDSPLILVTGATDGIGKQTAIMLAERGARVIVHGRSPERTAAAAEDVARSAGTPWVGQASADLSSLAEIHGMAEQILATYDRLDVLVNNAGVFMRERALTRDGFESTYAVNFLAPFVLSHLLVPHLARSASARVINVSSNTHQRTRFDWENLQGEREWDDSLAYASSKLALVLFTVEFARRVAGHGISSNALHPGVVSTKLLKEGFGVEGLDSLEKGAATSVFLALSDEGGQATGKYFVEGAATRCHPLAGDPLTTSKFYERTAAMVGLPALPRPQRSRGA, encoded by the coding sequence GTGAGCAAACAGGACGACAGTCCTCTCATCCTGGTCACCGGTGCCACCGACGGCATCGGAAAACAGACCGCCATCATGTTGGCCGAACGCGGAGCGCGCGTGATCGTCCACGGGCGTTCGCCCGAGCGGACCGCAGCCGCAGCTGAAGACGTGGCCCGGAGCGCGGGAACCCCCTGGGTCGGACAGGCCTCGGCGGATCTGTCGTCGCTGGCAGAGATTCACGGCATGGCCGAGCAGATCCTCGCCACGTACGACCGGCTCGACGTCCTCGTCAACAACGCGGGTGTCTTCATGCGCGAGCGTGCGCTGACCCGCGATGGCTTCGAGTCCACCTATGCGGTCAACTTTCTCGCGCCCTTCGTGCTCTCGCACCTGCTCGTGCCGCACCTTGCCCGCAGCGCTTCTGCGCGTGTGATCAACGTTTCGTCCAATACGCATCAGCGCACCCGCTTCGACTGGGAGAACCTTCAGGGCGAGCGCGAGTGGGACGACTCCCTCGCGTACGCTTCGTCGAAGCTGGCCTTGGTTCTCTTCACGGTCGAGTTCGCCCGACGCGTGGCAGGGCATGGGATTAGCTCCAACGCTCTGCATCCCGGGGTCGTGTCAACGAAGCTCTTGAAAGAGGGCTTCGGCGTGGAGGGCCTCGATAGCCTGGAAAAAGGGGCTGCGACGTCCGTGTTTCTGGCGCTGTCGGACGAAGGGGGCCAGGCGACGGGGAAATACTTCGTCGAAGGCGCCGCAACCCGGTGCCACCCACTGGCAGGGGATCCGCTGACCACGTCCAAATTCTACGAGCGCACGGCGGCGATGGTGGGGCTGCCCGCCTTGCCGCGTCCCCAGCGCTCGCGCGGCGCCTGA